The Triticum aestivum cultivar Chinese Spring chromosome 3A, IWGSC CS RefSeq v2.1, whole genome shotgun sequence genome includes a region encoding these proteins:
- the LOC123062407 gene encoding zinc finger protein VAR3, chloroplastic, which yields MPRYFFHSAVRLNPTIRWAANLGSSRQRPTGRRRRTLSSSRSRLSAVAAVAMGSASKLLSSLLLTSSPLRLRPSAAAFALILSSRTAASRRQHLLSSPSPLRTLSTSAAAAASPLPYSSSSASSAPPLHAPFPEWSRLVDRLAAAGYAARAPSPADELAVASGSGLSAEAESAVSSCLAFARDRPDLLRSLPTMDVEVVVSNVAPALFKGGEESAQRLQQYLAGEEDNAIQSGRAETVDIVRYLLSYTYSSSNNYLEDKELTDSAVRNILAELVNSSGLAHTSSFVESTVESQPERFSRHPGQNVEMKRGDWICTRCSFMNFARNARCLECNEHRPKKMLTGGEWECPQCEFYNYGRNMSCLRCACKRPATTASAGTGLGGVAELLSGTNAGRSEIERKLAESDEKAERWLSKVSQLDDSADLSSLATDEDFPEIMPMRKGVNKFVVSTRKTPLERRLASAQYSSNNSPQATASDSKISQTLDRILGRSASTSAPNNQSDNGGVNAETPRKLTGHLGDIDPVPFVPLSADLFTKPQNAKSNEQADRDCQINKETGSSTPDIPQASTERKDVDKSLDTAEKWSKKVAELDSVNDLSSAISDEDFPDIMPMRKGENRFVISKKKDRSLTSPQYQRRSVLEQANNSDFVPFVPFPPDYFAKKDAPSESTPDTGIVSESSPSADKLPETNAPSRHLGNNPNTSQVIGPQGSSITSNENWNRNYSQQSSSPGSYTRGGSSSQQYQQQPYEMGDRSTGTPNSGAWNPNYSQGTSTDVRGGSSNYQRQQQPHEGGDRSRETSNTGALNTNHSPGRFNDVRGGSSNYQHQQQPHEAGGRSSGTSNTGAWNTNYSQSHGRFNDGRGGSNNYHHQQQPHEVGDRSSGTSNTGAWNTNYSQSQGRFNDGRGGSSNYQYQTQPHQAGGPSSGSSNTLNTNYSQGSFNEGRDTSTYNQGSYPTQPSYTPGYSDHSNSNAWSSNNNQNWSGSHPDSRVSTTGIGSTNPNQATGYSSYGGGGYTGKSLEGSAVKDPDPLDMSEEAKAERWFRRAAQIKDISELANIPDEDFPEIMPMRKGVNRFVVSKRKTPLERRLTSPQYRRNLPVVSSEPDKDAS from the exons ATGCCGAGATATTTCTTCCACAGCGCCGTCCGGCTAAACCCGACCATCCGCTGGGCCGCCAATTTGGGGAGTAGCAGGCAAAGGCCTACAGGAAGGAGGCGTAGAACCCTCTCCTCCTCCAGGTCTCggctctccgccgtcgccgccgtcgccatgggcAGCGCCTCCAAGCTGCTGTCCTCCCTCTTGCTCACCTCCTCCCCGCTCCGTCTCcggccctccgccgccgccttcgcgcTCATCCTCTCCTCGCGCACCGCGGCATCCCGCCGCCAACACCtgctctcctccccctctcccctccgcacgctctccacctcggccgccgccgccgcctcacccctCCCCTACAGCTCCAGCTCCGCCTCGTCAGCCCCACCGCTCCACGCCCCTTTCCCGGAATGGTCCCGCCTGGTCGACCGCCTCGCGGCCGCCGGCTACGCCGCCCGCGCCCCCTCCCCCGCCGATGAGCTCGCCGTCGCCTCCGGCAGCGGCCTGTCGGCCGAGGCGGAGTCCGCTGTGTCCTCCTGCCTGGCCTTCGCGCGCGACCGGCCCGACCTTCTCAG GTCGCTGCCAACGATGGATGTCGAGGTTGTGGTGTCTAACGTTGCACCGGCCCTGTTCAAGGGAGGTGAGGAATCTGCGCAGCGGCTGCAGCAATACCTTGCGGGTGAAGAGGACAAT GCAATTCAATCAGGCAGAGCGGAAACTGTGGACATTGTTCGGTACTTGTTAAGTTACACATACAGTTCGTCAAACAACTATTTAGAAGACAAAGAACTCACTGATTCAGCTGTCAGAAATATCTTGGCTGAGCTAGTTAATTCTAGTGGACTTGCCCACACCTCCAGTTTCGTGGAGTCAACAGTTGAGAGTCAACCTGAGCGATTCTCTAGGCATCCAGGGCAAAATGTTGAGATGAAACGTGGTGACTGGATTTGCACAAG ATGTAGCTTTATGAACTTTGCAAGAAATGCGAGGTGCCTTGAGTGCAATGAGCATCGGCCAAAGAAGATGTTGACTGGCGGAGAGTGGGAATGCCCTCA GTGTGAATTCTATAATTATGGGAGGAACATGTCATGCTTAAGATGTGCTTGCAAAAGACCAGCGACAACTGCATCTGCTGGTACTGGTTTAGGCGGTGTAGCAGAGCTTCTTAGTGGAACTAATGCTGGTAGATCTGAAATTGAGAGAAAACTCGCTGAAAGCGATGAGAAGGCAGAAAGGTGGTTGAGCAAAGTATCTCAACTTGACGATTCTGCTGATTTAAGTAGTCTGGCAACTGATGAGGATTTTCCTGAGATTATGCCTATGAGGAAGGGAGTCAATAAATTTGTAGTTAGCACACGGAAGACACCATTGGAGAGAAGATTGGCAAGTGCACAGTACAGCAGTAACAATAGCCCTCAAGCAACAGCATCCGACTCCAAGATTAGTCAAACTTTAGACAGGATACTTGGGCGTTCGGCATCTACTTCTGCCCCAAACAATCAGTCTGATAATGGGGGTGTAAATGCTGAGACTCCCAGGAAATTAACAGGCCATCTTGGTGATATCGACCCCGTTCCTTTTGTGCCATTATCTGCTGATCTGTTTACCAAGCCACAGAATGCAAAGAGTAATGAACAGGCAGATAGGGACTGTCAAATAAATAAGGAAACTGGTAGTTCCACACCCGATATCCCACAGGCCTCAACTGAGAGGAAAGATGTTGATAAATCATTAGATACTGCTGAGAAATGGTCCAAGAAAGTCGCAGAACTCGACAGTGTAAATGACCTTTCAAGTGCTATTTCTGATGAAGACTTTCCTGATATTATGCCAATGAGGAAGGGTGAGAACCGGTTTGTTATTAGTAAGAAAAAAGACCGCTCGCTGACATCACCACAGTACCAGAGGCGCAGTGTGCTTGAGCAGGCTAACAATTCCGATTTCGTCCCATTTGTTCCGTTTCCTCCTGATTATTTTGCCAAGAAAGATGCGCCATCGGAGAGTACTCCAGATACGGGAATAGTTTCAGAAAGTTCTCCATCAGCTGATAAGCTGCCAGAAACAAATGCTCCATCAAGACATTTGGGAAATAACCCAAACACCTCACAGGTGATTGGCCCTCAGGGAAGTAGCATCACGAGTAATGAGAACTGGAATAGGAATTACTCTCAGCAGAGCTCGAGTCCAGGTAGTTATACACGTGGTGGAAGCAGCAGCCAGCAGTATCAACAGCAACCTTATGAAATGGGTGATCGATCTACTGGTACACCAAATTCAGGCGCCTGGAACCCAAACTACTCCCAGGGGACGTCTACTGATGTCAGAGGAGGATCTAGCAACTATCAGCGTCAACAGCAACCCCATGAGGGCGGTGATCGATCTCGTGAAACTTCAAATACTGGTGCTTTGAACACAAACCACTCCCCGGGGAGGTTTAATGATGTCAGAGGTGGATCTAGCAACTATCAGCATCAACAGCAACCTCATGAGGCGGGTGGTCGATCTAGTGGAACTTCGAATACTGGTGCTTGGAACACAAACTACTCCCAGTCCCACGGGAGGTTTAATGATGGCAGAGGTGGATCTAACAACTATCATCATCAACAGCAACCTCATGAGGTGGGTGATCGATCTAGTGGAACTTCAAATACTGGTGCTTGGAACACAAACTACTCCCAGTCCCAGGGGAGGTTTAATGATGGCAGGGGTGGATCTAGCAACTATCAGTATCAGACACAACCTCATCAGGCGGGTGGTCCATCCAGTGGCTCTTCGAACACTCTGAACACAAACTACTCTCAGGGGAGCTTCAACGAGGGTCGAGATACATCTACCTACAATCAGGGAAGCTATCCCACACAACCGTCTTATACGCCTGGCTATAGTGATCACAGCAACAGCAATGCTTGGAGCAGCAACAACAACCAAAATTGGAGTGGTTCACATCCTGATAGTAGGGTTTCTACTACTGGCATTGGTTCCACTAACCCTAATCAAGCAACAGGCTACTCAAGCTACGGAGGTGGAGGTTATACTGGAAAGAGCTTAGAAGGCTCTGCTGTGAAGGACCCTGATCCTCTGGACATGTCCGAGGAAGCCAAGGCCGAGAGATGGTTCAGGAGGGCAGCCCAGATCAAGGACATCTCCGAGCTCGCCAACATTCCCGACGAGGACTTCCCTGAGATAATGCCGATGAGGAAGGGTGTGAACAGATTCGTGGTGAGCAAGAGAAAGACGCCGTTGGAGAGGAGGTTAACCTCTCCTCAGTACAGAAGGAACCTACCGGTTGTAAGCTCTGAGCCGGACAAAGATGCTAGCTGA
- the LOC123062408 gene encoding 60S ribosomal protein L24, protein MVLKTELCRFSGQKIYPGKGIRFIRSDSQVFLFANSKCKRYFHNRLKPAKLCWTAMYRKQHKKDIHAEAAKKRRRTTKKPYSRSIVGATLEVIQKKRAEKPEVRDAAREAALREIKERIKKTKDEKKAKKAEVTKSQKSQGGKGAVQKGSKGPKIGGGGGKR, encoded by the exons ATGGTTCTGAA GACCGAGCTCTGCCGTTTTAGCGGCCAGAAGATTTACCCAGGGAAGGGTATCAGGTTCATTCGTTCGGATTCGCAG GTTTTCCTCTTTGCCAACTCAAAATGCAAGCGCTACTTCCACAACCGCCTCAAGCCTGCAAAGCTTTGCTGGACAGCAATGTACAGGAAGCAGCACAAGAAG GACATCCATGCTGAGGCTGCCAAGAAGAGGCGCCGCACCACCAAGAAGCCGTACTCACGGTCGATTGTTGGTGCCACTCTGGAAGTTATCCAGAAGAAGAGGGCTGAGAAGCCTGAAGTCCGTGATGCTGCCCGAGAAGCCGCTCTCCG TGAGATCAaggagcggatcaagaagaccaaggatgagaagaaggccaagaaggcagAGGTGACCAAGTCCCAGAAGTCACAGGGGGGCAAGGGCGCCGTGCAGAAGGGTTCCAAGGGCCCAAagattggcggcggcggcgggaagcgTTGA